A stretch of DNA from Rhineura floridana isolate rRhiFlo1 chromosome 20, rRhiFlo1.hap2, whole genome shotgun sequence:
gttgttgctgttgttgttatgtgacttcaagtcaatttcgacttatggcgaccctattctgtttttcccagcatcattgtcttttctagtgaatcatgtcttctcattatgtgtccaaagtatgataatctcagtttcataattttagcttctagtgatagttctggcttaatttgttctaacaccccatttTTTGCCcttttcactgtccatggtattagcaaagctctcctccaacaccacatttcaaatgcattgatttttctcttatctgcttttttcactgtccatgatTCAGTTGACTTGGTTAAAAAGCTGAACTAGTTCGTGCCATGCATTGATACCTTCTATAGCCTTTCCAGGTTAGGTTGCCTTGCAGGTTCTCCCTTTGATCCCTGatctttgaaatgtggtttttttccctctctccccccctctctcatgcATGCACTCAGGTTGCTGAGGGAGGAGGGTGATGGGGCCTGGTGTCCAGCTGGTCTCCTGCAACCCGAAGACGTACAGTTTCTCCAGATAGACCTACACAAGCTCTACTTCATCACCCTGGTGGGGACGCAAGGGAGGCATGCCCGGGCGACCGGGAAGGAGTTTGCCCGTGCCTACCGGATCGACTACAGTCGCAACGGGGAGCGTTGGCTCTCTTGGAAAGATCGCCAAAACAGGCAGGTGGGTGCGAAGTGGTCAGGACATCTCTGAGGAAGAAGGGGTTGGAGCCCTTGCAAAGAAATCAACAAAAGTTACTAGACCAcattaaataaaaaacagaagtcCGTCCATCCAGGATGTTGACCTTCAGTCCCATGAACAAAAGTTACTAGACCTCattaaataaaaaaacagaagTCCGTCCATCCAGGATGTTTACCTTCAGCCCCATGAACTCATCGTCATGTTTGATTCAGACTGTCCTCTGGGTCTGTTTCCGGCTGAGAGTTTGTTGGTTGACACCAAGGAATTTGGAGCGAATCTCCAGGGATTGCTTAAAGCAGGAGTGGAGGAACCTTTTTCGCCCCGTGGGCCAGCTTTGACCGGTGGTCAGGacaacccacttgtcaatcacgtGATGTCGTTATGATGTCACATGAGTGGCAGGTGgattgtcctgcccacctgtcaaaatcccttatgCGGAGTTCCCAAGCTCTtgataggaagctgcttcatactgCGTCTGACCCATTAACCCCTCcaactcagtgctgtctacactgactagcagcagctctccaggttttcaggcagggagtctctcccagccctacctggagatttcggggacggaacctgggaccttctgcacgccaaacagatattctaccactgagctactgcagTTCCACTGACGTATCTTAGAATTACTAGCTTATCAGCTGGCGGCGGCAGGGAAGAAAGGAGACTGCCTCTTGCAGGAATCCGTTGCGAGCGTTTAAaacctagaaacatttttttttaaattaaaaatctgtGAAACATACTgcaggctagtttccacacacagaTGCCTCTTTACCTGTCACCCAGGCAACACAAGAGGCATTGACAGAGTTCTGGGAGACGTTCCGGcctagggaggggtgtggcctggagacagTGCTgggggccaaatggagaggcctgaaggggtgcatttggctcctgggcctgaggttccacaccTGTTCTGGCGTCTGCTTCTGAGCACATTTTGACTGGAGGGATCTTGCGGCCTCTTCTCTATTCCAGGTGATTCAAGGCAACATTGACACCTACGACGTCGTCCTGAAAGATCTTCGCCCACCTGTCATTGCCCGCTACATCCGAGTCATCCCAGTGACTGAGCAGCCCATGACCGTCTGCATGCGAGTGGAGCTTTATGGTTGTGTCTGGTCTGGTAAGGAATCCAGGAATTCTGGCAGCAGGACCCAGGGTTCCTGAACTCTCTTTATCCGCCTTccgtaacctggtgccctccagatggttttgcgctacaactcccatcagccctggccagcattgccaatggggaTGGTGGTAGTCCAaaaccatctggaaggcaccagctttGAGAAGGCGGCCCTATATGGTATGTTGCATCTTGCTGGCAGAGAGAATTGGGGAGTTCTGATTTGCTGCTCTTCACCACCACTGCTGGCCAGAAGATAGTATCACAGCTACCCACTCAACAGGGGTCAGGTGACATAAATGCGCCAATGAGGATTCCATCTGGTCCTAGAAAGCTGCTGGTTGTGGTGTGGATCCATAATGGGCAAACTGCAGCTCAGATATGGGTTGAGCTGCTGTCAGAACACTCATTCCTGCTGATGGCTTTGAATGCCTGCTTGCTTCTCAACTTGTCCATCTGCCAGGTGTCCATGGTGGGAAGCAGACAGGCCTTCAAACCTATCACCAAGAACGATCATTCTGTCTGCAGATCAGCctgtggctgcattcacaccattcatttattccactattattccactttaaacagtcatggcttcccccaaagaattctgggaagtgttgtttgtgaacggtgctgagagttgttaggagaccccagttcccctctcagacctacagttcccagagttccctggaaaggggGATTGATCGTTAAACCACTCAAAGAATTGTAActatctgaggggaataggggtctcctaacaactctcagcacccttcacaaactacacttcccaggattctttgggggaagctatgactgtttaaagtggaataatagtggaataaatgaacggtgtgaatgtggcctgtatCTGCTTGCCGCCAGACTGACAGCCTTGATGCGATTTGGACGAGATGGGGAGGAGAAACTGCTCCTCTTGCTCAGGTAGGTCATATGGGCAGAGGGACCACAAACCTCCAGCTGACCCTCAGCTGTCTCCTTTCCTAGATGGTTTGGAGTCCTATAGCATGCCTGAGGGGGAGATGATTGCAGCTCCTGGCCATCCTGTTGTCTACTTGAACGACTCAACCTATGATGGTTACCAGGAGTGCAGGTAAGATGGGCCCTAGGTGGGTGGGACATCTCCCTCCCCGCCCTCGTTACTGTAAAAGATGGAGTTGGAAACCTTTTATAGTCAAAGGGTCACATTctgttctgggcaaccttctgagggccattgGTGGGCAGAACCAAATGCAAAAGCGGACCAAGTaatacatgtaaattttaccttcatacagtaggcttgtttctatgtACGGTCACCCCCACcttctctaccctccatccaggcaagaggcattttcagagttttattttatttatttatttatttattgtttaatttatatcccacccttcctcccagtaggagcccaggtaggcaaacaaaagcactaaaaacactttaaaacacgataaagcagactttaaaacatattaatttgttgtaaactacccacagagcttcggctatggggcggtatacaaacgtaataaataaaataaataaatattaaaacaaaacatctttaaaaacatttttttttaaagttttaaaaaaatctttaaaaaaagaaaaggtttaaaaacatctttaaaagcagttccagcacagacgcagatggggataaggtctctacttaaaaggcttgttgaaagagggagacaacagagacagcgcctgtctaatatttaaaggcagggaattccaaaaagaaagtgccaccacactaaaggtccgcttcctatgttgtgcggaacggacatcctaataagatggtatctgcaggaggccctcacctgcagagcatagtgatcgactgggtatataagggataagatggtctttcaggtatcctggtcccaagctgtatagggttctgtacaccaaaactagactcTTGAACCttgagttcaagaacacattacaCTCCAGAAGGGTACAAACCAGGGTTGGCGAGGAGTGTGGCTTGAGAAGAGTTctaagggccaaatagagagggccACATTAGGTCTGAGGACCTGAGGTTCTCCAACTCTGCTCTAAACATATGCTAGGCTCCTCCTGCTTGATCTCAAATATCAGGTAATTCACATGCatgctcatgcacacacacacacacacacacagagagagagagagagagagaaacccgcAAAATTCTTCGCATTGCTGTGACCAGGGAATACATTAGATGGAGGACAGACAGACAGGTGAACAGATTAATGAATATCATTAATGAATGATATTAATGGGTTAATGAATATCAGGGCCTGGCATTTTGTGGGTGCTCAACAGATGCCAAATTGCTGGACTATTCATGtggtctgcattaaaaaaaacacataaattCTGTAACCCAAAAGAGCTGCATTCCACAATTTGCATAACAAATTCAGGCAATTTGCATGTGTACGTAAAGCATTCTCTCCCTGCTAGTCACAGGGAGAGGAAATGAGTCAGGCAGGGGGACTGCGGGAAATCTTAGGGCCAAACTGGGTGTGCCCCGCGAATGGCGTGTATGCAATTAACAACCACTCTTTTTGTCATGTAAACAGCACCCCAGGGAAAAGCCTGAGCAGccccaggggtgggtggggagttaGCTTTTTCTCTCCCTGTTACCGAGAGGCCAAACAGAGATCTCTTCTTGGAAGTGACTACTTTTCATTTCAAGAGATGCTCcctgtggctagggatggaagaatgaatttccacatcagtttgtgatttttttttttttaagttttcatgAAAGTTCATGGAGTTCTGGTTCCAGTTCGGCCAGCAACGGAACTTCACCTCCATGAAGGTAGGGCCTTGGTGGCCATTTTGCACGCTGGCTGCTTGTTGCAAGAGGAGACCTGCAAGTTTAAAGGGACAACTCTGTTTTGGTTCGTGtgcctgttttggaaagtgcaaattagccaGATTCGCCTTGAAATGTAAACTTCATCccatctctcccccatccctgctgttggCACCAACAGAGTTTCTGAGAAGGGATTTTTGTTGGGATTTAAATTCCCCTTTCCGCACCAAGGCTGCCCATCAGCCGCTATTCGCGTAACAAAAAACATGCACATGCGTTGTACATTGATGGAATTGGCAACACATCTGGCTTGGCCTTTATCCTGCGGCCTCTCTCTAAGTGTTATGACTGTCTCCGTAACCCTTTTATCTCCCCTCCTTTCAACAAAAGCTCAAACGCTCTGCAAAAAGGCCTGGGATGCCTTGGAAGAGTCCGACTTCCATCCCCACCCCTGCCCAGATGGCCCCTCTCAGTCTAGGGATTCCTCTTCTCGGTGGTGTGTAACCACAAATGCTCTCTCGTCAGGCTCCTGCACGGTGGGTTGGGCCAGCTGACAGACGGCGTCCTGGGCTTAGATGATTTCACCAAGAGCCACCAGTACCGCGTCTGGCCGGGCTACGACTACGTGGGCTGGAGGAACGGCAGCTTTAGCAGCGGCGCTGTCGAGATGGAGTTCCAGTTCGACCGGCAACGGAACTTCACCTCCATGAAGGTAAGGCCTTGGCTGCTCTTTACAAGAGAAAAGAACGCTCCTGGGGCAAGAGACATAGCTGAGTGGCAAAGCACCGGCCTCGCATGCAgacagccccaggttcaatcccctatggcgtctccaggtagcgctaagagagaaccctgcctgaaagtgtagctgccagtcagtgtagccgatactgagctagatggtctgacttggtataaggaagctcCCTAGGTTCAATGTTCAGCGTGGCTGCCTGCCGTTTCCGACTCCAGGTGCACTGCAACAACATGTTTTCCAAGGGCGTGAAGATCTTTGAGAGGGTGGAATGCTTCTTCAAGCCGCGGCTGATCGCCGAGTGGGAGCCGGACCCCGTGGGCGTGGACACAGTCCTCGATGACAAGAACCCCAGCGCGCGGTTTGTGACCGTCCCCCTCAGCCAGCGCGTGGGGAAAGCCATCCTCTGCCACTTCCACTTCGCTGACACCTGGATGATGATTAGTGAAATTTCCTTCCAATCAGGTGAATCTCCTGGCCCAGGGAACAGGATGATTCGCGAgtgcagggggaaagggtggggttaATCCTTTACCTGTTAGATCCAGTGTTTCTGTCAGATGCACCTCAAGGCAGCTAATGGCATCAATCTACAAACATTCATATTATTTGTTGCGgttttatcctacccttcctccgaGGAGTTCTTCCCTTCTTCTTTACTAGATTGTTAGTCGCTTGTTGCCTGAAGGTCTCCAACAAGGTtaaaacacacaaataaatatataagaccATAAAACAGaacgaacaacaacaacaacaacaaaccaaaacAGCCACAGGAAGTTTGGCAGCCCACTAATAATATACAATATCCCCTAAGTCTATCGAAAGTTTGAGGGGGAAAAGTAAGTCCTGACCGGCTGCCGAAAAGATGCCAGCGAAGCTGCCGGACAGACCTTGCTGGGGAGCGGCTGCCACAGATGGGGGCCCACGagtgagaaggccctttcccttgtcaccacctgcagagcctccctcagaggggggaacCTGTCGAAAGGCCTCCagtgaagatctaagggtccgtgTAGGTTCATACGCATGTCGGTGTTCTGCTGGCTAAAGAAAAAAAGTgctagaatcatagagtcatagaatactagagtccaaccccctgctcaatgcaggaatcctgtAAGGAGAACCCCTTCGAGCCAAGATCTTGCAGTTATCCAGCCCAGATGGCCAAGCTCTTCTCCCTAACCACCCCACTGTGAAATGCCCAGGCTGTGAGCCTATTGACAGGCTGATGTCTTCTCCCTACCCCCTGTATCATTGCTTCTCCAGCAGACATGGATGCCATCGACCCCATTACGGTCACTCTGGCCTCAAGCACAACCTTGGCGATGCTCCCCTCGGAAGAAGCCAACGCAACGGATGGGACTTGGGGTAAGTACGAGGCGGAGTGCGCCACCTCCAGGGGACAAGCAGTGCCATCAGCAACTAGGTTGCtagtcctcagagtagacccattgcaaatAATGGCATGACTAAGTTAGATCCATTAGTTCCAACGGGTCTGAGTAAGACTAGGattggatataacccattatTTTCATCACTGCCACCTTCCCTTGCAAGGGCCACCGTGAAATCTGCTAAAAGCACCATTACTgcattgattgactgactgaccaATTGATTTCCCACCTACCTGCTGCTGCAGGGACCACCTTGCTGCCTTCAACAATTCCTTGGGTTGCTCCGAAAGCAGAGGACTCCGACACCTCCAGTTTGGTCAGCTGCCTCGTGGCCATCATTCTCCTACTCCTCGTTATCATTGTCGCCATTCTGTGGAGGCAGCACGCCCAGAAGCGCCTGGAGACGGTATCGTGCGTCCCGCAGTACATTGGATGGCTGGGGAAAACCTCCTAgcacagccttgtaaataagcccataaaagttactagcctgcaaatCAGTTTCCTGGGCTGGCAGAAGAGAGGACGAAGCGCTCCCTACCTTCACCGGCCCACTCAAGACTCGCCAGCAGGGAACTCTTTCCTCGCCAGTGGCTACCAGgctagtgcttaaatacaaggctgtcCTAGCAGCTCAAGCTCCGCCCCCATCctacaggaaggggaggggccaaCCACATTGGTGGTGCACATTGGCTTTTCTTGGGGATGGGGTGGAATCGCTTGAGCATCTCCCATCTCGAGTATTCCAGAACTAGTCCATGGTGGGTGGagaaggtcatccaatgaaattcGTGGGCAGGAGATTCAAGATGGGTGAAAGGAATGACTTCTTGTGACACAGAAGGAATTTGTGGGATTTGCTGCCACAGAGAGGCAGTGAGAGTGGCTTTTCAAGTGGATGTGACACTTTCGTGGCGGAGGAAAGGTCTCTGGTCTAGTGTGAATATCTCCTAATTtacacgtttgtatgcagttctgcctaatatacacatttttgcaatgcatatctccctaacagaatgcaatttttgttattttcattagtttatgaatttttatgcacgctttagcCCAGTATGCCCATTTTTGTGCACGTGActgggctggagaactacattgcgaAATCCAGAGAAGTGAGAATTCTGAAAGACGGTCGGGTTTCTGTTCGcgtagtgttttggaaagtgcgagaTGCGGttgattttaatgcaaactgaattggaatTCTACCCCATCCCTAATTTCTAGCCTTGGTGGCTTAAATGTAGCCTCCCTCTCCAGTGGCAGTGTATCAGTGAATACCAGCCACTAGGAAGCAGcaatgggagagggctattgcctgcACACTCTGCTTATGGGCGCATCAGTGGATTCTGGGTGGCCACAGCGGGAAGCAGGATGCCAGGCTACATGGTTCTTGGTCCGATCCTTTAGGGGTCTCCTTATGTTCTCTTCACAACCAAAGAGCATTAGCCGATCCCGAACAACCAAAGAGCATTTAACCAAAGGCTTGTGCAGAAAGGCGAGCCTTAACGTGCATGCCCCTTTGGCTTCTGAGATTTGATCAGGTGTTACACTTCCGAGCATGATTTTGGCAGTCATGAGGGCTAGAATcttgcattttttgtttgtttgtctgaaaTGAAACCTAAGGGTCCTCAGAAAGCTGAATCTGGTGCTTCCTATTGCTTCGACTCCCCCCTAGGATGGGGTGCTGTGTTTTTGTTCTCTGCGTGCAGGGAGCTCACcagcttccccccccttcctctagGCTCCCCGGAGGATCCTGGAAGAGGACGCCACCGTCCGGCTCTCCTTCTACAGCTCCAGAATTGTCAGTGGCCAGACACAGATCCACCAGACCAATCCCACCTACGAGAGGGTCTTCCCGCTGGACCTGGAATATCACCAGCCAATCACCCTTCTTCAGAAACTCCCCGAACTCTCCCAAAGCGCTGAAGACTCAGGTAGGACCACCTCCACTATGGCCACTAAGTTCTACTTAGaggagccccattgaactcaatggatgTGAGTTAGGCGTGCCCATTATTTTTGCTGAGACTGCTGAGctgattggatacaacccatgcgTTTGAAAGAATACCGACAGGCCTGCATGGACTCTGCACCAAGACTGACCCTGCTAGTAGGCAAAGTGAAGCAGACTCTTAtgcttagggatgggatccgttggccggtgccggttcgaaagcattctgttgacctaacaggccggtattcTTTGTCCACTGGTcgttgcttttaccaatctgcttttcccctccccaaaaatattggtattaataacaatatgttgaaaggaaataattttaaaggaaatatctatacatgaaaggaaatattgatcagtgaaaggaaatattgatacaatTATAGTTCTTGATATTAAAAaactccattttcaaaaatagctgtgggaaATTGGTACACAAAAATCCAACCTGTaacaaataagtgaattaatggaaaattcggtaccaaatctgaattgggcggaattctagcacatctctacttATGCTGTCTGCTTCAGAAGGGGGGGGGCTTTCCCAGCTTTCTATTTGAGACCTTTTAACTGGAGAGACCAAAGAATGAACGGATGtgacagggtggtgtagtggttaaagtgtgggactaggactggggagagaccCACATTCAAATCCCTCGGAGCTTACTGGGTGTCCTCGGAGCAGTCGCtatctcttggcctaacctacctcacagggttgttgtgtgaggataaaatgtaaaATGTGTATGTGGTGGGGAGAAGCAAGTACACCACCCGGAGCTCCTTGGaggtgttgggagtaaagcaccaacatgttacaagtgacctgaaccagtggagGGACAATAGACAGAAAGGCGATCTGTTTTTCccttctgctgattcctcctctaaagtctTTGTTGCTtgtgcaggctttgctcctccccctcctcccttctcttcctgtctttgttctcagttagttagtaatggcttcCTGAGTGCAGGCCGCGGGTACAGCTTTACCTATTTGTAGCAATAAACCttacgtttctttattctttcatctaCCCATCTGAACAGACCAGCTACTTCTGCACCCAACTGCAGTATATACCTACCAAAAACTCTTAACacgaggaaaggcaggatatgaatgCAAGAAAACCTGGGTGGGAATGTCTGCAGGCAGAGTGTGAGTTCTTACCACTGAACTGCAGGCCTCTGGCCAAGGAAAGATAACGGGTGGACAGAGAGGCCTACCCTTAGCTCCTGGTCCTGAGGCTCCCTAAGCCATTTTGGTGAGCCTTACCAACCGAAAAAGCAGGATATCAGCAGCCCTCCAAATAAATGCAAAAACAGGCTGTCGCACTCGGTGCTTGTTGGAGGCAACCTTTCCTTTCGTTTGCATGTGCTCTTTTCAGCCTGTAGCGGTGACTATGCCGAGCCAGACCTCACCAAGTGCACTCCGCACCAAGGGTTCCAGAACAATGTCCCTCACTACGCTGAGACGGACATTGTCAGCCTGCAAGGCGTGACGGGCAACAACACCTACGCCGTGCCGGCAATCACCGTTGACTCGTTAACCAAGAAGGACATCACCGTGGCCGAGTTCCCAAGGCAGCAGCTGCGGCTCAAGGAGAAGCTGGGAGAAGGACAGTTTGGGGAGGTGAGCAATAATGCTTCAAGCCAGGCCTGAGGGAGCTGATGTACCTTGTCTTGAGGGCTGCCTATTGACAAGGCTGTGTAAGTTGCCATTTCCCCCAAAAGGAGGTGGGGGAGAATCCTGCAAGTTATAGCAGTGCTCAGAATCCATCTTCCCCAAAAATGTCAGCTCTCCTTAAAAGGGAAATCAGCTTTCTAGCCCTTATGAGGGTGAGGGGGGAAAAAAGTtcagaaacattttatttatttatttattgtacttatataccgccccatagccgaagctctctgggcggtttacagtaactaaaaacattaaaataaagatacaaatttaaaaacacatcttttaaaaacagtttaaagcacaatttaaaaatttaaaacaatataaacatgTGAGTGATGcctgctgaaatctcagaagccaggaGGGGGAACCTGATCGTGATGACCAGTGTTTTCAACATCCTGCATTGatccctgcccttccctcctcatcACCAGCGTACGCAGAATAAGGAAAAGTATATATATGCAAATCTGCTCCGTTTACATCATTTATTCATGTCTCACAGTCCAGATTTTCTTGGCGCAGGATTTGGGTCACTTGCTTGCTTGCAGAATTAATGTAGGGTACACTAGGAATGTCAGAATTCTGTCGGGAACAGAAATGGGAACAGAAGTTGCTGCAATTTGGATGTTCTTCcgaggtcaggaatggaaatcacacaAGTGAATACGAGCGGTATTTActatcatcttttttttttagtctgcAAGCGTTACATAAAAAAACACATtattttttgcattgtttttgatgtttccctTTCACTGAATGGCACTGAAATGAATTCCACAACTAATTACATTAGTTTTGGCCACCGTGGATTGCGAGACGAATAATGTAGGTTttagcagaagctgaactgtagtgGAACGGAAACAGCGCTGATGGTGACGAACACGAGATGGGATGCAAACCAGTGCCTCCTTACATCCTTAGAGTACACACATGACATTAAAGAACAAGGCTCTAGAAAATACCTGAGAAAAAGGTTGTGAGCTCCTACTGAGCTCTTGCGCCCCTGGGATCCTTCTACCTAGATCCAGCCTTTTGCATTATTCTCCAGATAGTCTCCAAATTATTCTTCGGGTAGATTGAGAGTGAGTGAATTACGCCTCCCAATGCACCTAATATTTTTGCAGACTGGAAGCTAGTCTATCATAGGACAAAtggggcaccgccccaccaacctcagtctgcctgccatcttacttacaaccaatctgGGGGCGGctcagcctgtcattggctctggctccacctactgctgctctccctgccttccgccccaccagttccagtgggcaccagccacccctgcTTGCAGGTTCCTAGCGTGTGAAAAggatggtggggtgggggcatTGAGAGGAATCTCTTTCACCGCAGATCAGCTTGACTGTCACTCTATGAAGGTTTGGCCCCTCTCTTCTGCAGGTCCACCTGTGCGAAGCAGATGGTCTCCTGGAATTCTTAGGCCGCAGTTCTCCAGAAGCCTCCAGCCGGGCGGTTCTGGTGGCCGTAAAGATGCTGAGAGCCAATGTCACCAAGACGGCCAGGTGAGCGCGAGCAATGGTGTCAGTCCAGAGAGAGACTCTGCTCTCGGCTACAGGACGGGGGAGAAATCCGCTCCGTTTGCGTTTTAATGCAAcccatctaatttgcacttcccaaaccaagaactgaactgaaacgtGGCTATCCTTCCAATTTTGCACTTCTTTTAATCtcgccatgcagttctccaactaaaaaaAGGTGTGCAAAAGAGTACATATTAGGGGGTAAGTGCACACCAAAATgcctgtattagtgaaaatagtgtGCAACAGTATATCCTATTAGGGAAAGCTGCCTGCAAAAATCCCAGTATTAGGCAAAATGGTGTGCCCAAAGGTGTATGCTGAGAGAGTTTGAAGCAAATCTACGAACTGATG
This window harbors:
- the LOC133373756 gene encoding discoidin domain-containing receptor 2-like isoform X1, producing MLGFPLLLIAAFSCCSCSEVNPAICRYPLGMHEGTIRDEDITASSQWYDSTGPQYARLLREEGDGAWCPAGLLQPEDVQFLQIDLHKLYFITLVGTQGRHARATGKEFARAYRIDYSRNGERWLSWKDRQNRQVIQGNIDTYDVVLKDLRPPVIARYIRVIPVTEQPMTVCMRVELYGCVWSDGLESYSMPEGEMIAAPGHPVVYLNDSTYDGYQECRLLHGGLGQLTDGVLGLDDFTKSHQYRVWPGYDYVGWRNGSFSSGAVEMEFQFDRQRNFTSMKVHCNNMFSKGVKIFERVECFFKPRLIAEWEPDPVGVDTVLDDKNPSARFVTVPLSQRVGKAILCHFHFADTWMMISEISFQSADMDAIDPITVTLASSTTLAMLPSEEANATDGTWGTTLLPSTIPWVAPKAEDSDTSSLVSCLVAIILLLLVIIVAILWRQHAQKRLETAPRRILEEDATVRLSFYSSRIVSGQTQIHQTNPTYERVFPLDLEYHQPITLLQKLPELSQSAEDSACSGDYAEPDLTKCTPHQGFQNNVPHYAETDIVSLQGVTGNNTYAVPAITVDSLTKKDITVAEFPRQQLRLKEKLGEGQFGEVHLCEADGLLEFLGRSSPEASSRAVLVAVKMLRANVTKTARNDFLKEIKIMSRLKDPNIIRLLGVCVRDDPLCMITEYMENGDLNQFLLQRQSRSAFTLSNNIPCVSCLHLLLMATQIASGMKYLASLNFVHRDLATRNCLVGNNYTIKIADFGMSRNLYSGDYYRIQGRAVLPIRWMAWESILLGKFTTASDVWAFGVTLWEMFTLCKEQPYSWLSDEQVIENTGEFFRDQGRQEPLSGEWAAKPETMIPCVSLRAGSWFLLFSVCAAVHGTWLSSPPLTSSSQSAATHWRKSSRYKVMTSWLILRVQEIHMQYLLLVKHRSPRTANNLKTVKQQQPIKSK
- the LOC133373756 gene encoding discoidin domain-containing receptor 2-like isoform X5, whose amino-acid sequence is MLGFPLLLIAAFSCCSCSEVNPAICRYPLGMHEGTIRDEDITASSQWYDSTGPQYARLLREEGDGAWCPAGLLQPEDVQFLQIDLHKLYFITLVGTQGRHARATGKEFARAYRIDYSRNGERWLSWKDRQNRQVIQGNIDTYDVVLKDLRPPVIARYIRVIPVTEQPMTVCMRVELYGCVWSDGLESYSMPEGEMIAAPGHPVVYLNDSTYDGYQECRLLHGGLGQLTDGVLGLDDFTKSHQYRVWPGYDYVGWRNGSFSSGAVEMEFQFDRQRNFTSMKVHCNNMFSKGVKIFERVECFFKPRLIAEWEPDPVGVDTVLDDKNPSARFVTVPLSQRVGKAILCHFHFADTWMMISEISFQSADMDAIDPITVTLASSTTLAMLPSEEANATDGTWGTTLLPSTIPWVAPKAEDSDTSSLVSCLVAIILLLLVIIVAILWRQHAQKRLETAPRRILEEDATVRLSFYSSRIVSGQTQIHQTNPTYERVFPLDLEYHQPITLLQKLPELSQSAEDSACSGDYAEPDLTKCTPHQGFQNNVPHYAETDIVSLQGVTGNNTYAVPAITVDSLTKKDITVAEFPRQQLRLKEKLGEGQFGEVHLCEADGLLEFLGRSSPEASSRAVLVAVKMLRANVTKTARNDFLKEIKIMSRLKDPNIIRLLGVCVRDDPLCMITEYMENGDLNQFLLQRQSRSAFTLSNNIPCVSCLHLLLMATQIASGMKYLASLNFVHRDLATRNCLVGNNYTIKIADFGMSRNLYSGDYYRIQGRAVLPIRWMAWESILLGKFTTASDVWAFGVTLWEMFTLCKEQPYSWLSDEQVIENTGEFFRDQGRQAYLTQPPLCPNPVFSLMMKCWSRDIKDRPAFEAIHLFLVEQMDGSI
- the LOC133373756 gene encoding discoidin domain-containing receptor 2-like isoform X2, which gives rise to MLGFPLLLIAAFSCCSCSEVNPAICRYPLGMHEGTIRDEDITASSQWYDSTGPQYARLLREEGDGAWCPAGLLQPEDVQFLQIDLHKLYFITLVGTQGRHARATGKEFARAYRIDYSRNGERWLSWKDRQNRQVIQGNIDTYDVVLKDLRPPVIARYIRVIPVTEQPMTVCMRVELYGCVWSDGLESYSMPEGEMIAAPGHPVVYLNDSTYDGYQECRLLHGGLGQLTDGVLGLDDFTKSHQYRVWPGYDYVGWRNGSFSSGAVEMEFQFDRQRNFTSMKVHCNNMFSKGVKIFERVECFFKPRLIAEWEPDPVGVDTVLDDKNPSARFVTVPLSQRVGKAILCHFHFADTWMMISEISFQSDMDAIDPITVTLASSTTLAMLPSEEANATDGTWGTTLLPSTIPWVAPKAEDSDTSSLVSCLVAIILLLLVIIVAILWRQHAQKRLETAPRRILEEDATVRLSFYSSRIVSGQTQIHQTNPTYERVFPLDLEYHQPITLLQKLPELSQSAEDSACSGDYAEPDLTKCTPHQGFQNNVPHYAETDIVSLQGVTGNNTYAVPAITVDSLTKKDITVAEFPRQQLRLKEKLGEGQFGEVHLCEADGLLEFLGRSSPEASSRAVLVAVKMLRANVTKTARNDFLKEIKIMSRLKDPNIIRLLGVCVRDDPLCMITEYMENGDLNQFLLQRQSRSAFTLSNNIPCVSCLHLLLMATQIASGMKYLASLNFVHRDLATRNCLVGNNYTIKIADFGMSRNLYSGDYYRIQGRAVLPIRWMAWESILLGKFTTASDVWAFGVTLWEMFTLCKEQPYSWLSDEQVIENTGEFFRDQGRQEPLSGEWAAKPETMIPCVSLRAGSWFLLFSVCAAVHGTWLSSPPLTSSSQSAATHWRKSSRYKVMTSWLILRVQEIHMQYLLLVKHRSPRTANNLKTVKQQQPIKSK